The genomic segment GCCCTGGAAGCGGCGGCCAAGCCGCCGGCCAAGGGCGCCACGGAGGCGGTCCCGAAGACGGCCACGGAGGCGGTCCCGAAGACGGTCACCGGCGTCGCGGCCCGTGCCGACAAGGCGCCGCTCGACCCCAAGGCCGACGCCGTGGCGGCGCTGCAGAAGGCGGTGGACGCCCTCCTCAAGGCCGCCACCGCGGGCGACATCAAGGCCGTCGCCGCGCAGGTCCCCACGATCCTCACCGGCGTCGTCAACTTCCTCGTCGCCTCGATCACGGGCGGCGGCCTGCCCGCCCCGGCGCTGCCCGAGACGCCCGCACTGCCGAAGACACCCGCGCTCTGATTTGCATTCTTTATCCGAGTGGGATCGGTGAAGTTTCGGGGCCAGGGGTTTCCGTACCGTCTCGCGCTCGTTAGTCCCGGGGTAAGAGACAACAGGCGCTCCATGCCTGAACGGTGCTCCAAAAGGCGGCGCGCGTCGCCAAAGAAAGGAACATGATGAAGGCCCTGAAGGCTGCTGCAGTTCTCGCCGGTTCGATCGCCGTGGCCGGCTCCGCCGCCCCCGCGTTCGCCGCTGACCTGGCACCCACCAGCCTGAACGGTGGCCTCGAGACCATTGCGGGCCAGACCCCGCACCTGCTCGACACCAAGCCGGTGAGCACGAACATGCTCGACACCGAGAACAAGGACTCGGTCGTCAGCACGGTCACGGACACCACGGACAGCATCAACTCCGCGGGCGGTCCCACCGAGCTCCTCGGCGGCCTTCCCATCGGCCACTAAAACGCGCTTCATGTCCGCGCAAGGGCCGGTCACCTCTTCCACGGACCGGCCCTTCGGCATGTCCGCATGCCGTGTGAGTACGGCCGTCAGCTCCGCGGCCGACCGGGTGACCCCATCGTGTGATGGCGTTTCCGCGCTGGGCCACACGGGTGACAACGGGCCCGGACCCGTACGCCCACGTCTATACGGTTCCCCTCATGACCTCAACTTCCAGCGAACAGCGCCCCTTCCAAGTAACTGATCTGGGAACCGTGGCTGTTCTCGCCTGGAGCGGTGAACACCCCGACGACGAAAAGGACATGCCTTTCCTGCTGGCGTACTCCCTCGGCGACACCGAGGGCGGCCCCGAGTCCACCGCCGAAGCGATGCGCCACCTCCTCGACGAGGCCGGGCTGCCCGTCGGCGGCCCCCTCATCGACGGCGCGCGCAACCCCTCCCTGCCGGTCAGCCTCCTCGTCGAGGGCGAGAACGCCGTCGTGAGCATGCCCCAGCTGAACGCCCAGTGCGTGGTGCCGCCGGAGTGGCTCGCCGCTGTGAAGAAGCGCGGCCACGCCTACTTCATGGCCACCACGCGCGCGTGGCCGGACGCCAAGCCGGGCGAGCCCGTCTCCGAGGAGCGCCTCAGCGAGTTCGCAGGGGCCGAGGAGACCATGCTGAGCGCGGCGCATTGCCTGCTGCCCGCCCGTAGCCTGCGCCGATGAGCCGCACCACCGACCTGCCGCACCGGGTACCGCTCCAAGCCGTCGGCGAGCCCGGTGCGGCGCGCCCCGCGCCCGCCGGCCCCGGCGCCCCCGCCGCAGGCCGGTGGCTCGGCCTGCTCTTGGCGGGCACCGGCGCGGCGGGGCTCCTGGCCGCCTGGGTGATCACCCTCGACAAGCTCCACCTGATGAAGGACCCGGACTACGTCCCCGGGTGCAGCCTCAACCCCGTGGTCGCCTGCGGCAACATCATGCGGAGCGAGCAGGCCGCGGCCTTCGGATTCCCCAACCCGATGCTGGGGCTCGTCGCCTACGCGGTCGTCATCTGCGTCGGCGCCGGACTGATCGGCGGTGCGCGCTTTCCCCGCTGGTACTGGCTCACCTTCAACGCGGGCACCGCATTCGGCGTCGCGTTCTGCGGCTGGCTGCAATTCCAGTCCCTCTACCGGATCAATTCCCTCTGCCTGTGGTGCTGTCTCGCCTGGGCCGCCACGACACTCATGTTCTGGTACGTGACAGCACATAACGTACGGTCCCGATTCCTGCCCGCACCCCGATGGCTGCGCACCGCACTCGGTGAATTCACGTGGGTCTTTCCCGCCCTGCACATGGGCGTCATCGGAATGCTCATCCTGACGCGCTGGTGGGACTTCTGGACCGGCTGACAGGACCCGTCGACGAAAGGACGCCATGGGCTCCCCGTTCCTCGACCGCATGACCCGCCGCCACCTCATCGGAACCGCGGCCACGGCATGCCTGGCCGCGGCGGGCATCGCCCGCGCCGTACCGGACGCGC from the Streptomyces venezuelae genome contains:
- a CDS encoding DUF5949 family protein, coding for MTSTSSEQRPFQVTDLGTVAVLAWSGEHPDDEKDMPFLLAYSLGDTEGGPESTAEAMRHLLDEAGLPVGGPLIDGARNPSLPVSLLVEGENAVVSMPQLNAQCVVPPEWLAAVKKRGHAYFMATTRAWPDAKPGEPVSEERLSEFAGAEETMLSAAHCLLPARSLRR
- a CDS encoding vitamin K epoxide reductase family protein → MSRTTDLPHRVPLQAVGEPGAARPAPAGPGAPAAGRWLGLLLAGTGAAGLLAAWVITLDKLHLMKDPDYVPGCSLNPVVACGNIMRSEQAAAFGFPNPMLGLVAYAVVICVGAGLIGGARFPRWYWLTFNAGTAFGVAFCGWLQFQSLYRINSLCLWCCLAWAATTLMFWYVTAHNVRSRFLPAPRWLRTALGEFTWVFPALHMGVIGMLILTRWWDFWTG